A single window of Malus sylvestris chromosome 5, drMalSylv7.2, whole genome shotgun sequence DNA harbors:
- the LOC126621761 gene encoding receptor-like protein EIX2: MDTLCAKNLFKPINHLNISHCFLILFLASSYLPTDILCLGDTGTPSTRTVKSIICIEEERRALLNFKNDLVDHSGRLSSWVGHDCCQWEGISCDNRTGHVVKMDLQNPYPYFDFYDTRDEPAAYDEESCLGGKINNSLLSLKHLNYLDLSNNFFRSNQIPTFFGELKSLQYLNLSFASFEGEIPPSFGNLSSLNILDFGRNYNLSSRNLNWLSHLSSLKSINLRDMNLRSTGVSWAYDINMLPSLESLDLSGCSLESQLPASLGMLKSLHHLNLGDNNLWGSIPFSIGNLSSFVTLDLSSNKMNGSIPESIGQLTNLLYLDLSHNSWEAILTEAHFINLTRLQHFELIDLSHNQLEGPLPLWWSTNVKYLIFESNLFSGPISSNIDQMMPNLNELSLSENHLNGIIPPSVCNMQNLSTLSLRSNQFSREFPHAWSVGSNMVFLDVGHNNLSGNIPTSLEVFSSLMVLKLNNNNFSGEIPDTLQNCSSLMSIDLGGNKLSSNIPLWIGGSKLLLRLRLRSNYLSGQISQQLCNLQYLTILDLSHNSLSGTIPKCLNNLTLLVNVNYDEGYPNYNEQATLTLKGSELVYNNTLDFVKSIDLSSNNLKGEIPEEISNLIQLGTLNLSMNQLTGKIPSKVGNLRSLETLDLSHNHLSRQIPQSLSSLTFLNHLNLSYNNLSERIPSGYQLQTLNFSSIYMENPLLCGVPLSNKCPGDDILPAKDAKDKNEEGNADKLWFYVSVVLGFIVGFWGVCGTLILKASWRYVYFQFLYKINDKLALAIALKVACFRRMFSEV, encoded by the exons ATGGATACCTTGTGTGCGAAAAACTTGTTCAAACCTATCAATCACCTCAATATTTCTCACTGCTTTCTCATTCTCTTTTTGGCGTCTTCGTATCTACCCACTGATATACTCTGCTTGGGTGATACCGGAACTCCGAGCACTAGGACTGTGAAATCAATAATATGCATTGAGGAAGAACGACGAGCGCTTCTCAACTTTAAAAATGACCTTGTTGACCATTCTGGTAGGCTTTCTTCTTGGGTGGGTCACGATTGCTGTCAATGGGAAGGGATTTCATGCGACAACCGCACCGGTCATGTTGTGAAGATGGACCTCCAAAATCCATATCCATATTTCGATTTTTATGATACACGAGATGAGCCGGCGGCTTATGATGAAGAGTCTTGCTTGGGAGGTAAGATAAATAATTCTTTGCTTAGtctaaaacatttaaattaCCTGGACCTAAGCAACAACTTTTTTCGTAGCAATCAAATTCCTACGTTCTTTGGGGAGCTTAAAAGCTTGCAGTATCTCAACCTTTCCTTTGCATCATTTGAGGGAGAGATTCCCCCTTCTTTTGGTAACCTGTCAAGCCTGAACATTCTTGACTTCGGGAGGAATTACAACTTATCTTCCAGAAACTTGAATTGGCTTTCTCACCTTTCTTCCCTGAAATCCATTAATCTCAGAGACATGAACCTTAGAAGCACAGGAGTCAGTTGGGCATATGATATTAACATGCTTCCTTCATTAGAGTCACTAGATTTGTCTGGGTGCAGTCTGGAAAGCCAATTGCCGGCCTCCTTAGGAATGTTAAAAAGTTTGCATCATCTCAACCTTGGGGACAATAATTTGTGGGGCTCAATTCCATTCTCCATTGGAAACTTGTCATCTTTCGTGACATTGGACTTGTCTAGTAATAAAATGAATGGCTCCATTCCAGAAAGTATAGGACAACTCACCAACCTACTTTACCTAGATCTGTCTCATAATTCATGGGAAGCCATTCTAACGGAGGCCCATTTCATAAATCTTACTAGATTACAACATTTTG AACTTATTGATTTGAGTCATAATCAATTGGAGGGTCCACTCCCACTTTGGTGGTCCACTAATGTCAAGTACCTGATTTTTGAAAGCAATCTATTTTCCGGGCCAATTTCCTCAAATATTGACCAAATGATGCCTAATTTGAATGAATTGTCTCTTTCTGAGAATCATTTGAATGGCATTATTCCTCCATCTGTTTGCAACATGCAAAATTTGAGTACTTTGTCTCTAAGGAGCAATCAATTTTCTAGAGAATTCCCTCATGCATGGAGTGTGGGGAGCAATATGGTGTTTCTAGATGTTGGTCACAACAATCTATCTGGTAATATTCCCACTTCATTGGAGGTATTCAGTTCACTGATGGTATTAaagctcaacaacaacaattttaGCGGTGAAATTCCTGATACCTTGCAAAATTGTTCTAGTTTGATGAGTATTGATCTCGGAGGCAACAAGTTATCTAGTAACATACCTCTATGGATAGGAGGATCAAAATTGTTGCTAAGGCTACGATTACGGTCCAACTATTTAAGTGGACAAATTTCCCAGCAACTGTGCAATCTTCAGTACCTTACTATCCTTGACCTTAGTCACAATAGCCTTTCAGGTACCATTCCCAAGTGTTTAAACAATTTGACTTTGCTGGTCAATGTTAATTATGATGAAGGCTATCCTAATTATAATGAGCAAGCCACACTGACACTAAAAGGAAGCGAGCTTGTGTACAACAACACTCTAGATTTTGTCAAGAGCATTGATCTTTCATCAAATAATTTAAAAGGTGAAATCCCTGAAGAAATAAGCAATCTCATTCAATTGGGCACCTTGAATTTGTCCATGAATCAATTGACTGGAAAGATCCCCTCCAAGGTCGGAAACTTGCGTTCGCTCGAAACTCTTGATCTCTCACACAACCACCTCTCGAGACAGATTCCTCAAAGCTTATCATCTTTAACATTTTTAAACCACTTGAACTTGTCTTACAACAACTTGTCCGAAAGAATTCCTTCGGGATACCAGCTTCAAACGctcaatttttcatccatttaTATGGAAAATCCATTGCTATGTGGCGTTCCTCTCTCAAATAAGTGCCCTGGAGATGATATTCTCCCAGCTAAGGATGCAAAAGATAAGAATGAAGAAGGAAATGCTGATAAGTTGTGGTTCTATGTCAGCGTGGTACTTGGCTTCATCGTAGGTTTTTGGGGCGTTTGCGGCACATTGATCTTAAAGGCATCGTGGAGGTATGTCTATTTTCAATTCTTATACAAGATCAATGATAAGTTAGCATTAGCAATTGCATTGAAAGTAGCTTGTTTCCGAAGAATGTTTTCTGAAGTTTGA
- the LOC126621763 gene encoding proteasome subunit alpha type-4, translating to MSRRYDSRTTIFSPEGRLYQVEYAMEAIGNAGTAIGILSKDGVVLVGEKKVTSKLLQTSTSTEKMYKIDDHVACAVAGIMSDANILINTARVQAQRYTFAYQEPMPVEQLVQSLCDTKQGYTQFGGLRPFGVSFLFAGWDKNYGFQLYMSDPSGNYGGWKAAAIGANNQAAQSMLKQDYKDEITREEAVELALKVLSKTMDSTSLTSDKLELAEVFVLPSGKVKYQVCSPDALSKLLVKSGVTQPAAEAS from the coding sequence ATGTCTCGAAGGTATGACAGCCGCACGACGATCTTCTCTCCTGAAGGTCGTCTCTACCAAGTTGAGTATGCTATGGAGGCCATTGGAAATGCAGGGACTGCAATTGGGATATTGTCGAAAGATGGAGTTGTGTTGGTAGGTGAAAAGAAGGTGACTTCCAAGCTCCTTCAGACCTCTACATCAACAGAGAAGATGTACAAGATTGATGACCATGTTGCATGTGCCGTGGCTGGGATAATGTCTGATGCCAACATCCTGATCAACACAGCCAGGGTTCAAGCACAGCGCTACACATTTGCTTACCAAGAGCCAATGCCAGTTGAGCAACTAGTCCAGTCTCTCTGTGACACAAAACAAGGCTACACGCAGTTTGGTGGGCTCCGTCCATTTGGCGTTTCGTTTCTGTTTGCAGGTTGGGACAAAAACTACGGCTTTCAGCTGTACATGAGCGACCCAAGTGGAAACTATGGCGGCTGGAAGGCTGCAGCCATTGGAGCGAACAACCAGGCAGCACAGTCAATGCTGAAGCAGGACTACAAGGATGAAATAACAAGGGAAGAGGCGGTTGAGCTTGCACTGAAGGTGCTCAGCAAGACAATGGACAGCACTAGTCTGACATCCGACAAGCTTGAGTTAGCGGAAGTCTTTGTCTTGCCTTCGGGTAAAGTGAAGTACCAGGTGTGCTCGCCAGATGCGCTGAGCAAACTGTTGGTGAAGAGTGGAGTGACTCAACCTGCCGCCGAGGCCTCTTAG